The proteins below are encoded in one region of Desulfosalsimonas propionicica:
- the arfB gene encoding alternative ribosome rescue aminoacyl-tRNA hydrolase ArfB codes for MITVTEELAIPENELWFTASGSGGPGGQHVNKTSSRITLWFDVAGSPSLDLEQKERIQQRLPTRINKNGLLHISAQRHRSQTANREQTIERFAQLIAEALKETPARKKTGIPRGAKKRRLENKKHQGRKKQLRTKIPSDEQ; via the coding sequence ATGATCACCGTCACAGAAGAACTTGCCATTCCGGAAAATGAACTCTGGTTTACCGCCTCCGGCAGCGGTGGGCCGGGGGGACAGCATGTCAACAAGACAAGCTCCAGAATCACCCTCTGGTTTGATGTGGCCGGTTCCCCCAGCCTGGATTTGGAACAAAAAGAACGCATCCAACAGCGGTTGCCCACGCGCATCAATAAAAACGGCCTGCTCCACATCTCGGCCCAGCGTCACCGCAGCCAGACAGCCAACCGGGAACAGACCATTGAACGCTTTGCACAGCTTATCGCCGAGGCCCTTAAAGAAACGCCGGCGCGCAAAAAGACCGGAATTCCGCGAGGCGCAAAAAAACGGCGCCTGGAAAACAAAAAACACCAAGGCCGCAAAAAACAGCTGCGCACAAAAATCCCCTCTGATGAACAATGA
- a CDS encoding DUF2937 family protein → MARGYFRILVFACTLMVGVQFPAMMDQYRKRVDAHFREISINLSGFQQTADRYFDGSLQALISHYKKSPDPVFARDAQSVEQLYRRCQMLSAQQAAMSGPWYRAGFHLLFFHNDEILAETFDQYSYTVPLSPRAIAWGLGAAFFVSLLLELIVLGVFRGFWLAVKPRRSGSLCI, encoded by the coding sequence GTGGCAAGGGGGTATTTCCGGATACTGGTATTTGCCTGTACACTTATGGTGGGGGTGCAGTTTCCGGCGATGATGGATCAGTATCGGAAACGGGTGGATGCCCATTTCCGCGAAATCAGCATAAACCTCAGCGGGTTTCAGCAGACAGCAGACCGGTATTTTGATGGCAGCCTCCAAGCCTTGATTTCCCATTACAAAAAAAGCCCGGACCCGGTTTTTGCCCGGGATGCCCAAAGCGTGGAACAGCTTTACCGGCGCTGCCAAATGCTATCGGCCCAGCAAGCGGCCATGTCCGGGCCGTGGTACCGGGCGGGTTTTCACCTGTTGTTTTTTCACAATGATGAGATTTTGGCCGAAACATTTGATCAGTATTCCTACACCGTCCCGTTGAGCCCTCGTGCCATTGCATGGGGACTGGGCGCGGCATTTTTTGTTTCCCTGCTGCTTGAACTCATTGTGCTCGGGGTCTTTAGAGGATTTTGGCTTGCGGTAAAACCAAGGCGGTCCGGATCTCTCTGCATTTGA
- a CDS encoding dual CXXC motif small (seleno)protein, with translation MFFRCRGCGVKIALQDIVESIDEEVERILANMPCDRF, from the coding sequence ATTTTTTTCCGCTGCAGGGGCTGCGGCGTAAAAATTGCCCTACAGGACATTGTTGAATCCATTGACGAGGAGGTCGAGCGGATTCTGGCCAATATGCCTTGTGACCGGTTTTAG
- a CDS encoding PaaI family thioesterase, protein MARFEELDPEFRQAVFERLQKQVPYWNLLGMELTDLKKGWARLRLPFSEKLGNAGGIAHGGAIFSLADAAVGTALTGIARKNASISTIEMKINYIRPFSSGCIYAEAVILHNGRNTALGEVTVTDGAENLVARAMATYSVIRKD, encoded by the coding sequence ATGGCCCGGTTTGAAGAACTGGATCCGGAATTTCGGCAGGCCGTGTTTGAACGGCTTCAAAAACAGGTGCCTTACTGGAATCTGCTGGGGATGGAACTGACGGACCTGAAAAAAGGATGGGCCCGGCTCAGGCTGCCGTTTTCCGAAAAACTGGGCAATGCAGGCGGGATCGCCCACGGGGGTGCGATTTTTTCACTTGCCGATGCCGCTGTGGGAACCGCCCTGACCGGCATTGCCCGAAAAAATGCATCCATCAGCACCATTGAAATGAAAATCAATTACATCAGGCCCTTTTCCTCGGGATGCATTTATGCGGAAGCCGTGATTCTCCACAACGGGCGCAACACCGCCCTGGGAGAGGTAACCGTCACCGACGGGGCAGAAAACCTTGTGGCCAGGGCCATGGCCACTTATTCGGTAATCCGGAAAGACTGA
- a CDS encoding insulinase family protein: protein MELTEDPRNPDLKPGDQKGGFRIEKVMELPEINGFYYELKHLPTGAAHIHISREDPENAFSVVFKTVPADSTGVAHILEHTVLCGSRNYPVRDPFFSMMKRSLSTFMNALTASDWTMYPFATQNEKDFYNLMSVYLDAAFFPRIDELSFKQEGHRLEFETDPADGRQHLVYKGVVFNEMKGAMSSPDQVMGRSLLNALYPDTTYSNNSGGDPEQIPQLTHEQLKAFHARHYHPSNAYFYTYGNLPLARHLEFIEDTVLCQFSPIDPATGVPSQPRWTDPKTAVYYYPMDPEETTEKKAQACVAWLTADIREAYEVLVLSVLEQVLLGNPGAPLRKALMDSQLGSTLSDGSGLDADNKDTLFACGLKDVNAEDAEKIEKIIFEVFSDLAENGVERRLVESAIHQIEFHRKEVTNTPFPYGLKLLLRFCGDWLHQGQPDVALQFDSLVRRFFQELETTDLLENRIRKYFINNPHRVHMTLEPDPELYEKRRAREEQRLAAIEKDLTEDDREKIQQDAQKLVQLQESLEDLSCLPMLSKTDIAPDIRVVHPSGVVENPPVELYEQPSSGILYCKSVFGIQNLEPDLIDLLPLFCHAMTQTGTADYDYVELARRIDQYTGGLGFSVSASRMFSQSSAVCLPVLHFSGKCLSRNISSMFDLIRDLVSRYAFSDTDRLRDLLLEVRAEMESSVVHNGHRLAMSLAARNFSTASALNETWHGIHQIKTIKNLTADLNPEKLKTLAANLERMAGTVFHENNMRTALIGEPADLETALPLAKDICQKMPTAAGCGFEPPDFTADPEIPREGWATATAVSFVAKVIETRPMDHPDAPVLAVISKLLKSMFLHREIREKGGAYGGFSLYQMENGQFYFGSYRDPHIVRTLEVYDAALEFITSGDYDRENIEEAVLQVCADLDRPDPPGPAAFKAFYRRLIGLSDELRRKFKQGVLEVDLEQVRNAADKYFSTSGTNAAVAVISSQDLIEEANRQLGDRALIPYRI from the coding sequence ATGGAACTTACAGAAGATCCCCGAAACCCGGATCTGAAGCCCGGAGATCAAAAGGGTGGCTTTCGCATTGAAAAGGTGATGGAACTGCCCGAGATCAACGGATTTTACTACGAGCTCAAGCATCTGCCCACGGGTGCGGCCCACATTCATATCAGCCGGGAAGACCCGGAAAACGCCTTTTCCGTGGTTTTTAAAACTGTGCCCGCCGATTCCACTGGCGTGGCCCACATCCTGGAGCACACTGTGCTTTGCGGCTCACGCAATTATCCGGTGCGCGATCCGTTTTTCTCCATGATGAAGCGAAGCTTAAGCACCTTCATGAACGCGCTGACCGCTTCCGACTGGACCATGTACCCCTTTGCCACCCAGAATGAAAAAGACTTCTACAATCTCATGTCCGTTTATCTGGATGCCGCCTTTTTTCCACGAATTGACGAACTGAGCTTCAAGCAGGAAGGCCACCGGCTTGAATTTGAAACCGATCCGGCAGACGGCCGGCAGCACCTGGTTTACAAGGGAGTGGTTTTCAACGAGATGAAAGGGGCCATGTCCTCTCCCGACCAGGTAATGGGCCGGTCCCTGTTAAACGCCCTGTACCCGGATACCACTTACAGTAACAATTCCGGCGGTGATCCGGAACAGATCCCCCAGCTGACCCATGAGCAGTTAAAGGCGTTTCACGCGCGGCATTATCATCCGAGCAACGCCTATTTCTACACCTACGGCAATCTACCCCTGGCCCGGCACCTGGAATTTATCGAAGACACCGTGCTTTGTCAGTTCTCTCCCATTGATCCGGCAACCGGGGTGCCGTCCCAGCCCCGGTGGACCGATCCGAAAACCGCCGTGTATTACTACCCAATGGACCCGGAGGAAACCACGGAAAAAAAGGCCCAGGCATGCGTGGCCTGGCTGACCGCAGACATCCGGGAGGCTTACGAGGTGCTGGTGCTCTCGGTGCTCGAACAGGTGCTGCTTGGAAATCCGGGCGCTCCCCTGCGAAAGGCGCTCATGGATTCCCAGCTGGGTTCGACATTGAGCGACGGCAGCGGCCTGGATGCCGACAACAAGGACACCCTGTTTGCCTGCGGACTCAAGGATGTCAATGCTGAAGATGCAGAGAAAATCGAAAAAATCATCTTTGAGGTGTTCTCTGATCTGGCTGAAAACGGAGTCGAGCGGCGGCTGGTGGAATCGGCCATCCACCAGATCGAATTTCACCGAAAAGAGGTCACCAACACACCGTTTCCCTACGGTCTCAAACTGCTTCTTCGCTTCTGCGGCGACTGGCTCCACCAGGGACAGCCGGATGTGGCGCTCCAGTTTGACAGCCTGGTCAGGCGGTTTTTCCAGGAACTGGAAACCACGGATCTTCTGGAAAACCGGATCCGGAAATATTTTATCAACAACCCACACCGGGTGCACATGACCCTGGAACCTGACCCGGAGCTTTATGAAAAAAGACGGGCCCGGGAAGAACAACGTCTGGCAGCCATTGAAAAAGACCTCACAGAAGACGACCGCGAAAAGATCCAACAGGATGCGCAAAAGCTGGTGCAGCTCCAGGAAAGCCTGGAGGATCTGTCATGTCTGCCCATGCTTTCCAAAACCGATATTGCCCCGGATATCCGGGTCGTGCATCCCTCCGGGGTGGTTGAGAACCCTCCGGTGGAACTCTATGAACAGCCCAGTTCCGGGATACTGTACTGCAAGTCCGTATTCGGCATCCAGAACCTGGAGCCGGATTTGATTGACCTTCTGCCGCTTTTCTGCCACGCCATGACCCAGACCGGCACAGCGGACTACGACTATGTGGAGCTTGCGCGCAGAATTGACCAATACACCGGCGGGCTGGGTTTTTCCGTGAGCGCCTCTCGCATGTTTTCCCAAAGCAGTGCAGTCTGCCTGCCTGTGCTCCATTTTTCAGGCAAATGCCTGTCAAGAAACATTTCCAGCATGTTTGACCTGATCCGGGACCTGGTGAGCCGATACGCCTTTTCTGACACCGACCGGCTCCGGGATCTGCTTCTGGAAGTTCGCGCGGAAATGGAATCCAGCGTGGTGCATAACGGCCACCGGCTGGCCATGTCCCTTGCCGCAAGAAATTTTTCCACAGCCAGTGCCTTAAATGAAACCTGGCACGGGATCCATCAGATCAAAACCATCAAAAACCTCACAGCCGATCTGAACCCGGAGAAGTTAAAAACCCTGGCCGCCAACCTGGAGCGGATGGCCGGGACGGTTTTTCATGAAAACAACATGCGCACGGCCTTAATCGGTGAGCCCGCAGACCTTGAAACCGCACTCCCCCTGGCAAAAGACATCTGCCAAAAAATGCCGACGGCAGCCGGATGCGGTTTTGAGCCCCCGGATTTTACCGCAGATCCGGAAATTCCCCGGGAGGGCTGGGCCACGGCCACGGCCGTGTCCTTTGTGGCCAAGGTGATTGAAACCCGTCCCATGGATCACCCGGATGCGCCGGTGCTGGCGGTGATCAGCAAACTGCTCAAATCCATGTTCCTGCACCGGGAGATTCGTGAAAAAGGGGGGGCCTACGGCGGCTTTAGCCTCTACCAAATGGAAAACGGGCAGTTTTACTTCGGCTCCTACCGGGATCCCCACATTGTCCGGACCCTGGAGGTCTATGACGCAGCCCTGGAATTTATCACCTCAGGCGACTATGACCGGGAAAACATCGAGGAGGCTGTGCTGCAGGTCTGTGCCGATCTGGACCGGCCCGACCCCCCGGGCCCGGCAGCGTTTAAAGCTTTTTACCGAAGGCTCATCGGCCTGTCAGATGAGTTGCGCAGAAAGTTCAAGCAGGGGGTGCTCGAAGTGGACCTGGAGCAGGTCAGAAATGCCGCAGACAAGTATTTCAGCACGTCCGGGACCAATGCTGCAGTGGCGGTGATCTCGAGCCAGGATCTTATCGAGGAGGCAAACCGGCAGCTGGGGGACCGGGCCCTGATCCCTTACCGGATATAG
- a CDS encoding Rossmann-like and DUF2520 domain-containing protein: protein MKKSFTTVGCGRVGGAMARYLATAGYQPAGFASRSLSSAKRASEAAGSSAPASVQPWDVTPGADIVLITTPDGAIRETAVKIAEYKGVGKDTVVLHCSGALPSTELAALADCGAKIGSMHPLQSFADENIEQNPFAGIMMAVEGQEQAVAAARQIAESLGAAPFEIRTDCKRLYHASAVAASNYLVTLMNLSLQLIMVSGVAPADSWKVLKPLVTGTLGNIEKNGIPRALTGPIARGDMETVEGHLAEIGQKAPTRLELYRLLGRHTIEIAQAGGGLSEQAAERLKEILAPTGSTD, encoded by the coding sequence ATGAAAAAAAGTTTTACCACGGTGGGCTGCGGAAGGGTTGGAGGCGCCATGGCCCGGTATCTCGCAACAGCAGGCTACCAGCCTGCTGGATTTGCCAGTCGCAGCCTTTCTTCAGCAAAACGGGCTTCCGAAGCCGCCGGATCCAGTGCGCCGGCTTCGGTTCAGCCCTGGGATGTCACACCCGGGGCGGATATCGTCCTGATCACGACTCCTGATGGCGCCATACGGGAAACAGCGGTAAAAATCGCAGAATACAAGGGCGTTGGCAAGGACACAGTGGTGCTTCACTGCAGCGGGGCCCTGCCGTCGACGGAACTGGCCGCGCTTGCCGACTGCGGTGCAAAAATCGGCAGCATGCATCCGCTCCAAAGCTTTGCTGATGAAAACATCGAGCAAAACCCCTTTGCCGGGATCATGATGGCTGTTGAGGGCCAGGAACAGGCTGTTGCCGCAGCCCGGCAGATTGCCGAAAGCCTTGGCGCTGCCCCGTTTGAAATCCGGACCGACTGCAAACGCCTTTATCACGCATCTGCTGTGGCCGCTTCCAATTACCTGGTCACCCTTATGAATCTTTCCCTGCAGCTGATCATGGTTTCCGGGGTGGCCCCTGCGGATTCCTGGAAAGTGTTAAAACCCCTTGTGACCGGGACTTTGGGCAACATTGAAAAAAACGGCATTCCCAGGGCGCTGACCGGACCCATTGCCCGTGGCGATATGGAAACCGTGGAAGGGCATCTGGCCGAAATCGGACAAAAAGCCCCCACACGGCTGGAGCTTTACCGGCTGTTGGGCCGTCACACCATTGAAATCGCCCAGGCCGGCGGGGGGTTATCAGAGCAGGCCGCAGAACGGTTAAAAGAAATCCTTGCCCCCACCGGCAGCACTGACTGA
- the rsmI gene encoding 16S rRNA (cytidine(1402)-2'-O)-methyltransferase — translation MNPTRPNPAGGILYVVATPIGNMGDITYRAVDVLQNADLIAAEDTRNTARLLARYAVETPLISCHEHNESQRIPLLLQKLESGRQLALVSDAGTPMVSDPGYRLVAAALEAGIKVVPIPGACAAVAALSVSGLAVDSFCFAGFVPKKKKQRQELLTRLAGARQTLIFYESPRRVEALLQDLFDYLGNRPAVVAREITKRYEEFLRGSLSELRDEINQRESIKGEITVLVSGFTEDSRDTGQVDREIQYEIETVLAAQTVSPSQLAAELARKYRLPKGRVYKMIVEIQKNR, via the coding sequence ATGAATCCAACCCGGCCAAACCCGGCAGGCGGCATACTTTACGTGGTGGCCACACCCATCGGCAACATGGGCGATATCACTTACCGGGCTGTGGATGTGCTGCAAAATGCGGATTTGATCGCCGCCGAAGACACCCGTAACACCGCAAGGCTGCTTGCCCGTTACGCCGTTGAAACCCCCCTGATTTCCTGTCACGAACACAACGAATCCCAAAGAATTCCGCTTTTGCTGCAAAAACTGGAATCCGGCCGCCAGCTTGCCCTGGTATCGGATGCCGGCACACCCATGGTTTCGGATCCCGGCTACCGGCTTGTGGCCGCGGCCCTGGAGGCGGGCATCAAAGTGGTGCCCATTCCCGGGGCGTGTGCCGCAGTTGCCGCCCTGTCCGTATCCGGGTTGGCCGTGGACAGCTTCTGCTTTGCCGGGTTTGTTCCCAAAAAGAAAAAGCAGCGACAGGAACTGCTCACTCGTCTGGCCGGTGCCCGGCAGACTCTGATTTTCTATGAATCTCCGAGGCGGGTGGAGGCGCTTTTGCAGGATTTGTTCGATTATCTGGGAAACCGCCCGGCAGTGGTGGCACGGGAGATCACCAAGCGCTACGAGGAGTTTTTACGCGGCAGCCTTTCCGAATTGCGCGATGAGATCAACCAGCGCGAATCCATCAAGGGCGAGATCACCGTGCTGGTTTCCGGTTTTACTGAGGACAGCCGGGATACCGGGCAAGTGGACCGGGAGATCCAATATGAAATTGAAACCGTCCTGGCCGCGCAAACGGTTTCTCCCTCACAGCTTGCAGCAGAGCTTGCCCGCAAATACCGCCTGCCAAAAGGCCGGGTTTATAAAATGATCGTGGAGATTCAAAAGAACCGATAG
- a CDS encoding YraN family protein encodes MTTESQKFGRLGESLAIAHLKKNGYQILDRNYRNCFGEIDVIARQGETIVFVEVKSRSSDRFGPSKAAVDRIKQQKISRVALGYLKQKRQAGQKARFDVVCVDAGQKHCQVEIIVNAFALAYG; translated from the coding sequence ATGACAACTGAATCTCAAAAGTTCGGGCGTCTGGGCGAATCCCTGGCCATTGCCCATTTGAAAAAAAACGGGTATCAGATTCTGGACCGAAACTACCGCAACTGCTTTGGCGAAATCGACGTGATTGCCCGTCAGGGTGAGACCATCGTATTTGTGGAGGTAAAGTCCCGATCCTCGGATCGCTTCGGGCCTTCCAAGGCGGCTGTGGACCGGATAAAGCAGCAGAAGATTTCCAGGGTGGCCCTGGGCTATCTCAAGCAAAAGCGCCAGGCCGGCCAAAAGGCGCGTTTTGACGTGGTGTGTGTGGATGCCGGGCAAAAACACTGCCAGGTTGAAATCATTGTCAATGCCTTTGCCCTGGCCTATGGATAG
- a CDS encoding ribonuclease HII: MAESIRQFEHQAQRQGYCRIAGIDEVGRGPLAGPVVAAAVMLSDDFAVTGITDSKRLSPRVRLRLHDEIYANARAVGIGIVDPVEIDRINILQASLQAMSMAVDNLRPEPDCLLIDGQWPIGAEIYQQTIVKGDLRSISVSAASIVAKVTRDRIMERYSEDYPEYGFSGHKGYPTRAHALALEEHGWCPIHRRSFKGVSCHNHRYFRPNPKKTACFTGFSGNACDDN; the protein is encoded by the coding sequence ATGGCCGAATCCATCCGGCAATTCGAGCACCAGGCGCAACGTCAGGGATATTGTCGTATTGCCGGAATCGACGAGGTGGGCCGCGGCCCCCTGGCCGGCCCGGTGGTTGCGGCAGCGGTGATGCTTTCAGACGATTTTGCGGTTACCGGCATTACCGATTCCAAGCGGCTTTCTCCCAGGGTCCGGCTGCGGCTTCACGACGAGATTTACGCAAATGCAAGGGCCGTTGGCATCGGCATTGTGGACCCTGTTGAAATCGACCGGATCAACATTTTGCAGGCCTCGCTTCAGGCCATGTCCATGGCCGTGGACAATCTCCGGCCTGAACCGGATTGCCTGCTGATCGACGGCCAGTGGCCCATTGGCGCAGAAATTTACCAGCAGACCATTGTCAAGGGGGACCTGCGCAGCATTTCCGTTTCCGCGGCCTCGATTGTGGCCAAGGTCACCCGTGACCGGATCATGGAAAGATACAGCGAAGATTATCCGGAGTATGGGTTTTCCGGCCACAAGGGCTATCCCACCCGGGCCCATGCCCTGGCACTGGAAGAGCACGGGTGGTGCCCCATTCACCGCCGCAGCTTTAAAGGGGTGAGCTGTCACAATCACCGGTATTTCCGTCCCAATCCAAAAAAAACCGCCTGCTTTACCGGTTTTTCAGGAAACGCCTGCGATGACAACTGA
- the rplS gene encoding 50S ribosomal protein L19 has product MDAIKQIEREQLRMDITGFEPGDTVKVHVRIREGEKERIQVFQGVVIAMKKGTTNASFTVRKVSYGIGVERIFPLHSPALERVEVVEKGRVRRSKIYYLRGLKEKAARMKLRRK; this is encoded by the coding sequence ATGGACGCGATCAAACAGATTGAAAGAGAACAGCTCAGAATGGATATCACCGGGTTTGAGCCCGGGGATACGGTAAAGGTGCACGTGCGGATCCGGGAAGGGGAAAAAGAGCGGATCCAGGTCTTCCAGGGCGTGGTCATTGCCATGAAAAAGGGTACGACCAACGCGAGTTTCACGGTACGAAAAGTGTCTTACGGCATTGGCGTGGAACGCATTTTTCCCTTGCATTCCCCGGCCCTTGAGCGGGTGGAAGTGGTGGAAAAAGGACGGGTGCGCCGATCCAAGATTTATTACCTGCGGGGGCTGAAGGAAAAGGCGGCACGAATGAAGCTGCGCCGCAAGTAA
- a CDS encoding RNA methyltransferase, with translation MKPLHGIKLYLALLHHPVRSKDGSTIASAITSIDLHDIARAARTYGVSGFYVVTPLADQQAFAQKIIGHWTDGAGAVYNPDRSRALALIRIRESLNQVTTEIGRQEDLPVRVVATSAADSPNQTGYPELSQALAKQDAVWVLALGTAWGLTAEFMDEADFRLAPISTGSGYNHLSVRSAAAIMLDRLLGREF, from the coding sequence TTGAAACCCTTGCATGGGATTAAGCTTTACCTGGCCCTGCTGCATCATCCGGTCAGGAGCAAGGACGGCAGCACCATTGCCTCGGCGATTACCAGCATTGATCTCCATGACATCGCCAGGGCCGCCCGAACATACGGGGTGAGCGGATTTTACGTGGTCACCCCCCTGGCGGATCAGCAGGCTTTTGCCCAAAAGATTATCGGCCACTGGACAGACGGCGCTGGTGCCGTGTACAACCCGGATCGCAGCCGGGCCCTGGCTTTGATCCGGATCCGGGAAAGTTTAAACCAGGTGACAACAGAGATCGGCCGGCAGGAGGATCTACCCGTAAGGGTGGTGGCCACCAGTGCAGCAGACAGCCCGAACCAGACCGGATATCCGGAACTCAGCCAGGCCCTGGCAAAACAAGATGCCGTCTGGGTCCTGGCCCTGGGTACGGCCTGGGGGCTGACGGCTGAATTCATGGATGAGGCGGATTTCCGGCTGGCGCCGATTTCAACCGGATCGGGGTATAATCATCTTTCGGTGCGTTCGGCAGCCGCCATAATGCTTGACCGGCTTCTGGGCCGCGAATTTTGA
- the trmD gene encoding tRNA (guanosine(37)-N1)-methyltransferase TrmD, with protein sequence MERIAGKMRFCVLTIFPEMFDAFAGHGIMRRAVESGKIRLEPVNIRDFAEGRHRVTDDRPYGGGSGMVMKPEPLAAAIETAKTELPEAPVVLLTPQGRRFDQDTARQYAACKEMIFICGRYEGLDERICEGYVDDEISIGDYVLTGGELPAMVVMDAVIRHIPGVLGAADAAECDSFSAGRLEHAHYTRPGVFEQKQVPGVLLSGNHRAIEDWRRESALLRTILRRPDLLEQTGLTEPEKKIVQKWCRRLETLAWD encoded by the coding sequence ATGGAAAGGATTGCGGGAAAGATGAGGTTTTGCGTATTGACGATCTTTCCCGAAATGTTTGATGCATTTGCCGGCCACGGGATCATGCGCAGGGCAGTGGAAAGCGGTAAAATCCGCCTGGAACCCGTCAATATCCGTGATTTTGCAGAAGGACGGCACAGGGTAACAGACGACCGGCCCTATGGCGGTGGTTCAGGCATGGTCATGAAGCCCGAACCCCTGGCTGCCGCCATTGAAACAGCCAAAACCGAATTGCCCGAGGCGCCGGTGGTTTTGCTCACCCCCCAGGGGCGGCGCTTTGATCAGGACACGGCCCGGCAGTATGCGGCCTGCAAAGAGATGATTTTTATCTGCGGCCGGTATGAAGGACTGGATGAACGGATTTGCGAGGGATATGTCGATGACGAGATCTCCATTGGCGATTATGTATTAACAGGCGGGGAACTGCCGGCAATGGTGGTCATGGATGCGGTGATCCGGCATATCCCCGGCGTGCTGGGAGCAGCGGATGCCGCAGAGTGCGATTCCTTCTCGGCCGGCCGTCTGGAGCACGCCCATTACACCAGGCCCGGGGTTTTTGAGCAAAAGCAGGTGCCCGGGGTTTTGCTTTCGGGCAATCACCGGGCCATAGAGGACTGGCGCAGGGAATCGGCGCTGCTGCGAACGATTTTAAGGCGTCCGGATTTACTGGAGCAGACAGGGCTGACAGAGCCGGAAAAAAAGATTGTTCAAAAATGGTGCCGCAGACTTGAAACCCTTGCATGGGATTAA
- the rimM gene encoding ribosome maturation factor RimM (Essential for efficient processing of 16S rRNA): MDPDKLLLIGKITRPHGIRGEVRVSAYVDQQLHLQPGSRVIVDAPDRQPVEYRIETARSHKNGLLIGFTEVGDRSSAEAVSGASLFMPRSALPPAEPDTWYWCDLIGLAVYETNGGFLGRVESMIETGSNDVFVVRQGENERLIPAIEQVVREIDLEHGKMIVDLPEGL, translated from the coding sequence ATGGACCCGGACAAGCTTCTTTTGATCGGAAAAATTACCCGACCTCACGGTATTCGCGGGGAGGTCCGGGTTTCTGCATATGTGGACCAGCAACTCCATCTGCAGCCCGGCTCCCGGGTAATTGTTGACGCCCCGGATCGGCAGCCTGTTGAATACCGCATAGAGACGGCCCGTTCCCATAAAAACGGCCTGCTCATTGGATTTACAGAGGTTGGCGATCGAAGCAGCGCAGAGGCCGTTTCCGGCGCATCCCTTTTTATGCCCCGATCCGCCCTGCCGCCTGCAGAGCCGGATACATGGTACTGGTGTGATCTGATCGGACTGGCGGTTTACGAAACCAACGGCGGATTTCTGGGCCGGGTGGAATCCATGATTGAAACCGGCAGCAATGATGTTTTCGTGGTCAGGCAAGGGGAAAACGAGCGGCTGATTCCGGCCATTGAACAAGTAGTGCGGGAAATTGACCTGGAACACGGCAAAATGATCGTGGATCTTCCCGAGGGGCTTTAA
- a CDS encoding KH domain-containing protein — translation MKELITYIAKALVDNPDEVTVTEVEGGQTAVLELKVAKEDLGKVIGKQGRTARAMRTILNAASAKVKKRTVLEIIEE, via the coding sequence ATGAAAGAGCTGATCACGTACATCGCAAAGGCGCTTGTGGACAATCCTGATGAAGTGACCGTGACCGAGGTGGAAGGCGGCCAGACAGCGGTCCTCGAGCTCAAAGTGGCCAAGGAGGATCTGGGAAAAGTGATCGGAAAGCAGGGGCGGACTGCCCGGGCCATGCGGACAATATTGAATGCCGCTTCGGCAAAGGTCAAGAAGCGTACTGTTCTTGAGATTATCGAGGAATAA
- the rpsP gene encoding 30S ribosomal protein S16, producing MSVKIRLSRHGAKKKPFYRIVVADGRYPRDGRFLETVGTYNPMVDPHEVTLNNDRIAHWMDNGAIPTDTVNSLLKQKGFYEVVKSA from the coding sequence ATGTCAGTAAAAATCAGATTGTCCAGGCATGGTGCGAAAAAGAAACCGTTTTACCGCATTGTCGTGGCAGACGGCCGTTATCCCAGAGATGGCCGGTTTCTGGAAACTGTGGGCACCTACAACCCCATGGTGGATCCCCACGAAGTAACGCTGAACAACGACAGAATTGCCCATTGGATGGATAACGGTGCCATCCCCACCGACACCGTCAACAGCCTTTTAAAGCAAAAGGGTTTTTATGAAGTAGTAAAATCAGCATAA